Proteins encoded together in one Amblyomma americanum isolate KBUSLIRL-KWMA chromosome 1, ASM5285725v1, whole genome shotgun sequence window:
- the LOC144094222 gene encoding uncharacterized protein LOC144094222, whose translation MNAFVASLCLATVAYVSAGGLGGFGGYGGYGGGYGGGYGGGLGYGGLGYGGGLGGLGYGGGVGGVGVGSSVALIRGGPGFSKAVAGPAFVVRTVHHVNKVNSGGAIVAHSGIGGVGGGLGYGGGLGYGGGLGYGGGLGYGGGLGYGGGLGYGGGLGYGGGLGYGGGLKYGGYGLKG comes from the exons ATGAACGCCTTT GTTGCTTCTCTGTGCTTGGCCACGGTGGCTTACGTCTCTGCCGGTGGCTTGGGTGGCTTCGGTGGTTACGGCGGTTATGGTGGTGGCTACGGAGGTGGCTACGGAGGAGGCCTCGGCTACGGAGGACTCGGCTACGGTGGAGGGCTCGGTGGTCTCGGTtacggcggcggcgtcggcggtGTAGGTGTAGGCAGCAGCGTGGCCCTCATCAGAGGAGGTCCCGGTTTCTCCAAGGCGGTTGCTGGTCCCGCCTTCGTGGTGCGCACCGTGCACCACGTGAACAAGGTGAACAGCGGCGGTGCCATCGTGGCCCACTCCGGCATCGGAGGAGTCGGCGGCGGGCTCGGCTATGGCGGAGGGCTCGGCTACGGAGGTGGTCTTGGATACGGAGGTGGCCTCGGATACGGAGGCGGTCTTGGATACGGAGGTGGCCTCGGATACGGCGGTGGACTGGGCTATGGTGGTGGACTCGGATACGGGGGAGGACTGAAATACGGAGGATACGGCCTGAAGGGATAA